Proteins encoded within one genomic window of Ascaphus truei isolate aAscTru1 chromosome 8, aAscTru1.hap1, whole genome shotgun sequence:
- the LOC142501001 gene encoding uncharacterized protein LOC142501001 — translation MPHTRRSIVSGQRWTYSGMRFILRAALDASHQEISSFRIELEVSKKELHSLAEELDISQKVVYSLSMDLKVSQKELHTLNLEIDISHQETGSLKSEVPKWKEDYKEALNITETVKGKNTRLKSENSLTDHVNEKNEKLHELEKIKKLLDEKLDALEQHTQAEHLLQNQLQGLRTHLKNAKEKQRFLQQENLQAANEVQVLQEHLITQCFPTEQHEELKGTLNITRASLEAR, via the coding sequence atgcctcacaccaggaggtcaataGTGTCTGGACAGAGGTGGACTTATAGcggaatgaggttcatactccgCGCAGCACtagatgcctcacaccaagagataaGCAGTTTCCGCatagaactggaagtctctaaaaaggaacttcacagtctcgctgaagagctggacatctctcaaaaagttgtctacagtcttagtatggatcttaaagtctctcagaaggagcttcacaccctcaacctagagatagacatctcacaccaggagaccgggagtctcaaatCAGAAGTGcctaaatggaaggaggactacaaggaggccctgaatattacagagactgtaaAAGGAAAAAATACAAGGCTGAAATCAGAAAATTCATTGActgaccacgtcaatgaaaagaatgaaaagctgcatgagctagaaaaaataaagaaattattGGATGAAAAGTTAGATGCATTGGAGCaacacacacaagcagagcacctactgcagaaccaactgcaaggtctgcgtacgcacctaaaGAATGCAAAGGAGAAGCAGCGATTTCTGCAgcaagaaaatctgcaggctgctaacgaagtacaagtgctgcaggaacatctgattacccagtgtttccccacagagcagcatgaggaactgaagggTACCCTGAacatcaccagagcatcgctggaggccaggtga